From a single Centropristis striata isolate RG_2023a ecotype Rhode Island chromosome 14, C.striata_1.0, whole genome shotgun sequence genomic region:
- the LOC131984844 gene encoding zinc finger protein 501-like — protein MCAVQLLRVSVRERITAAAEDVLLRLEAGEEAALRALLTERLTAAAEEIVGLLEETVAEYEDRVERSEREICRQRRLLDAVLKPQVRLHRTGLPPGVQRVVFVVKEEQQERSCSLDQNQGQENPEPPHIKEEQEEPRSSQQGEQLQGLEEADITCVPVRSEEDEETPQSSQLHQTQTEQMETEVDREDCGGPEPDRNSDPDPDLQIRIQEKPHSCAVCGETLNKRGSLKAHMKRHRVEKLYSCSVCKMTFRVGSQVKIHMRIHTGEKPFVCSDCGKTFSSRGNLTRHIRTHTGEKPYICSICNKSFRLSVQLRNHVAVHTGHKPFICSVCQKAFSRSDCLLNHMRTHTGEKPFSCSVCQKTFTQSVHVQVHMRTHTGEKPFSCSVCNRSFSLAGVLRKHMKTHSEEKRFNCSVCNGRFQKLAQLRHHKMFCFESTGLEASFSSETR, from the exons ATGTGCGCCGTGCAGCTGCTGCGTGTGTCGGTCCGTGAGCGGATCACCGCCGCCGCTGAAGACGTCCTGCTGCGGCTGGAAGCAGGAGAAGAAGCGGCGCTGAGAGCGCTGCTCACCGAGCGGCTAACGGCGGCTGCGGAGGAGATCGTCGGTCTGTTGGAGGAAACCGTGGCGGAGTACGAAGACAGAGTGGAGCGGTCAGAGCGGGAGATCTGCCGCCAGAGGAGGCTGCTCGATGCCGTGCTGAAGCCCCAAGTCCGGCTGCACAGAACAG GTTTACCTCCAGGTGTCCAGAGAGTGGTCTTTGTTGTtaaagaggagcagcaggagaggagctgcagtctggaccaGAACCAGGGCCAGGAGAACCCGGagcccccacacattaaagaggaacaggaggaacctCGGAGCAGTcagcagggagagcagcttcaggggctggaggaggctgatatcaccTGTGTTCCTGTGAggagtgaagaagatgaagagacacctcagtcctcacagcttcatcaaacacaaactgaacagatggaaacagaagttgacagagaggactgtggaggaccagaaccagacaggaactctgatccAGATCCAGATTTACAAATCAGGATTCAAGAGAAACCACATAGCTGTGCAGTTTGTggtgaaactttaaataaaagggGAAGCTTGAAGGCACACATGAAACGCCACAGAGTAGAGAAACTctacagctgctcagtgtgtaagATGACTTTTAGAGTGGGTTCTCAAGTGAAGAtacacatgagaatccacacaggagagaaaccgttcGTCTGCTCTGATTGTGGCAAAACATTTTCTAGCAGAGGTAATCTGACGAGACACATTAGAACTCACACGGGAGAAAAACCTTATATCTGCTCAATCTGTAATAAGTCTTTTAGACTGAGTGTTCAGTTAAGGAACCACGTGGCAGtccacacaggacacaaaccctTCATCTGCTCTGTCTGTCAGAAAGCTTTTTCACGTAGCGATTGTTTACTGAACcacatgagaacccacacaggagagaaaccgttcagctgctcagtgtgtcagaaaacttttacacaaaGTGTACATGTTCAGGTTCATATGAGaactcacacaggagagaaaccgttcAGCTGCTCGGTGTGTAACAGATCTTTTTCACTGGCTGGGGTTTTAAGGAAACACATGAAAACTCACTCGGAGGAGAAACGATTCAACTGCAGTGTTTGTAACGGCAGATTCCAAAAGCTTGCTCAGCTCAGACACCACAAGATGTTCTGCTTCGAGTCGACCGGTTTGGAAGCTTCTTTCAGCTCTGAGACCAGATAg